A genomic segment from Armatimonadota bacterium encodes:
- a CDS encoding LuxR C-terminal-related transcriptional regulator, translated as MARPVILTDVTELVDGTGDPAFAVDTARLIVAWNSAAEDLLGYRAEEVLGRSCAQVICGRNGQGYIVCTSLCPLQRALRSGERVREMRLQVRRRDGVPLWVAMTSLVLPTEVPVVVHILRDITAERNQEAFLRQVMEGAAALVASPPSSPPRPDPPPPLLSPRETQILRLLASGYGTRAIAETLAISPATVRNHIQQIMMTLRAHSRLEAVVKALQRGLI; from the coding sequence ATGGCCCGTCCGGTCATCCTGACCGATGTCACCGAACTGGTGGACGGCACCGGCGACCCGGCCTTCGCGGTCGACACCGCCCGTCTCATCGTGGCGTGGAATTCAGCGGCCGAGGACCTGCTGGGCTACCGTGCCGAGGAGGTCCTCGGCCGTTCCTGCGCCCAGGTGATCTGCGGTCGCAACGGACAGGGCTACATCGTCTGCACCTCCCTGTGCCCGCTGCAGCGGGCGCTGCGCTCGGGAGAGCGCGTCCGCGAAATGCGCCTCCAGGTCCGCCGCCGGGACGGCGTTCCCCTGTGGGTGGCCATGACCTCTCTGGTCCTCCCCACCGAGGTCCCGGTTGTGGTCCACATCCTGCGGGACATCACCGCCGAACGCAACCAGGAAGCATTCCTCCGCCAGGTGATGGAGGGGGCCGCCGCCCTGGTCGCATCGCCACCTTCCTCCCCACCCCGCCCCGACCCTCCCCCGCCGCTGCTGTCGCCTCGTGAGACGCAGATCCTGCGCCTGCTGGCCTCCGGCTACGGCACGCGGGCCATTGCCGAAACCCTGGCCATCAGCCCCGCCACCGTCCGCAACCACATCCAGCAGATCATGATGACGCTGCGGGCCCACAGCCGCCTGGAAGCCGTGGTCAAGGCCCTGCAGCGCGGCCTGATCTGA
- a CDS encoding carboxypeptidase-like regulatory domain-containing protein gives MRVGAAIAMVVIGVAAAAAAPAVPSGSVTGTVVNLTGGRRPVAGQLVTLTAYVNGAQVEGFQTTTDSAGRFTFTVPAAPERTYVVNVKYQGGDYDSEPVTFRAGETRRQVTLRVYDPTTDPAVLRVSVHHIIVEAAAGAVQVAELLVVTNTTDRTFIGTTQRPDGKRETLRLSLPAGATQVQFLEGLMDCCASVTDGILVDTMDVKPGMRQIGYGYLVPAPTGTARLVRTLEYPTDRVEVFGTAAARFEVDPLTAQPSVQTDQGTYVHFSGGQMTPGARISIGVAGLPRPAPATRRLALAAFVGILAAGLAYPLLRRRSPERETPRELRLSRDELIMLVADLDDRFEVGEVPPDEYRRRRARLMAELARLSGAVPPTGTPAPQTDRREEEQR, from the coding sequence ATGAGGGTCGGAGCCGCCATTGCCATGGTGGTCATCGGCGTGGCCGCGGCGGCGGCCGCACCGGCCGTGCCCTCGGGGTCGGTTACCGGGACGGTTGTCAACCTGACCGGAGGCCGGCGGCCGGTGGCCGGCCAGCTGGTCACGCTGACAGCCTACGTCAACGGGGCTCAGGTGGAAGGGTTCCAGACCACCACAGACTCCGCCGGACGATTCACCTTTACGGTCCCCGCCGCCCCCGAGCGGACCTATGTGGTCAACGTCAAGTATCAGGGCGGGGACTACGACAGCGAGCCCGTCACGTTCCGCGCCGGCGAGACCCGCCGGCAGGTCACCCTGCGGGTCTACGACCCCACCACCGACCCGGCCGTGCTGCGCGTCAGCGTCCACCACATCATCGTCGAGGCGGCGGCGGGAGCCGTCCAGGTGGCCGAACTGCTGGTGGTCACCAACACCACCGACCGGACGTTCATCGGGACGACCCAGCGTCCCGACGGCAAGCGCGAGACCCTGCGGCTGAGCCTGCCGGCTGGCGCGACCCAGGTGCAGTTCCTGGAGGGCCTGATGGACTGCTGCGCCTCCGTCACGGACGGGATCCTGGTGGACACCATGGACGTGAAACCCGGGATGCGCCAGATCGGGTATGGGTACCTCGTGCCGGCCCCCACCGGCACAGCCCGGCTCGTCCGGACGCTGGAGTATCCCACGGACCGGGTCGAGGTGTTCGGCACGGCGGCGGCCCGGTTCGAGGTGGACCCGCTGACGGCTCAGCCATCGGTCCAGACCGACCAGGGAACGTACGTGCACTTTTCGGGCGGGCAGATGACACCCGGAGCCCGGATCTCCATCGGCGTGGCCGGACTGCCGCGCCCCGCCCCGGCCACCCGGCGGCTGGCTCTGGCGGCTTTCGTGGGCATCCTGGCCGCCGGCCTGGCCTATCCGCTCCTGCGGCGCCGATCCCCGGAGCGCGAAACGCCGCGGGAACTTCGCCTGTCCCGGGATGAGCTGATCATGTTGGTCGCGGATCTGGACGACAGGTTTGAGGTGGGCGAGGTGCCGCCCGACGAGTACCGCCGCCGGCGCGCCCGGCTGATGGCCGAACTGGCGCGCCTGAGCGGCGCGGTTCCACCGACGGGCACGCCGGCCCCCCAGACAGACCGACGAGAGGAGGAACAGAGATGA
- a CDS encoding zinc-ribbon domain-containing protein: MELAGMLILILVSAGLILWPLLRPPQESVPQGPSSAEAERAKRMALYALRELEMEFATGKLSAEDYARLRERYEARAAQALGLVPARPSPSLDEEIRAARARRRCPACGQRRPPGARFCPACGRPVEGGAG, encoded by the coding sequence GTGGAGCTGGCGGGTATGCTGATTCTCATCCTGGTCTCCGCCGGGCTGATCCTGTGGCCGCTGCTGCGGCCGCCGCAGGAATCCGTCCCGCAGGGCCCGTCGTCCGCCGAGGCGGAGAGGGCGAAGCGGATGGCGCTGTACGCCCTGCGGGAGCTGGAGATGGAGTTCGCCACCGGCAAACTGTCGGCCGAGGACTACGCGCGCCTGCGGGAGCGGTACGAGGCCCGGGCGGCTCAGGCCCTGGGCCTGGTCCCCGCCCGCCCCAGCCCGAGCCTGGATGAGGAGATCCGGGCCGCCCGGGCGCGGCGGCGGTGCCCGGCCTGCGGCCAGCGCCGTCCGCCGGGAGCCCGGTTCTGCCCGGCGTGCGGGCGCCCGGTGGAAGGAGGAGCCGGATGA
- a CDS encoding cytochrome c-type biogenesis protein CcmH, producing MTALRLLLVGVALAAWGALPAAAAPPPPALAGEFVCQCGCGLTLATCNHPVCGPRDQMLATLGRLLAEGKTASEIRAAFVASYGEAVLAAPPRRGFNLVAWWGPYAALAAGAAVLLTLAALWTRRAERLLSIPSSSLTPEQREAVRRELERLED from the coding sequence ATGACGGCGCTGCGCCTCCTGCTGGTGGGGGTCGCCCTGGCCGCATGGGGAGCTCTGCCGGCGGCCGCCGCGCCCCCGCCTCCCGCCCTGGCCGGGGAGTTCGTCTGCCAGTGCGGCTGCGGGCTCACCCTGGCCACCTGCAACCACCCCGTCTGCGGGCCCCGGGACCAGATGTTGGCTACGCTGGGCCGGCTGCTGGCCGAGGGGAAGACGGCTTCCGAGATCCGCGCCGCCTTCGTGGCCTCCTATGGCGAGGCCGTGCTGGCCGCTCCCCCTCGCCGGGGATTCAACCTGGTGGCCTGGTGGGGGCCTTACGCGGCACTGGCCGCGGGGGCAGCCGTCCTGCTGACGCTGGCGGCGCTGTGGACCCGCCGGGCCGAACGGCTCCTGTCCATTCCCTCCTCCTCGCTGACCCCGGAGCAGCGGGAGGCCGTGCGGCGGGAACTGGAGCGGCTGGAGGACTGA
- a CDS encoding heme lyase CcmF/NrfE family subunit has product MSEIGSLAVDMAVATSVYGVAAALLGARRRPQLVASARHAVYATFLLLSVASAVLLYALLTRDFGNAYVASYTSRDLGVWYTVSAWWAGQAGSLLFWAWILTLFGSLVVWRHAARRELLPYVVATVLGTSAFFTLLLAAVSSPFQRLPAAPPDGAGLNPLLQNPGMFFHPPTQYLGYVGFTVPFAFAIAAMATGRLDDEWIRATRRWTLLAWFFLSWGLLFGMQWAYVELGWGGYWAWDPVENAGLMPWLTATAFLHSVMVQEKRDMLKVWNLVLIILTFALSIFGTFLTRSGVLSSVHSFGPSGLGVPFTAFLAVVLTVSLGLLAWRWPALRGAGELDSVVSRESSFLFNNLILVGAAFSVFLGTTFPLLSEAVRGVKVSVGAPFFTRVNVPIGLALLLLMGVCPLLAWRKTTVASLRRAFLLPAVLGAGTAAALAAGGVRHPVAVLTFALCAFVTGAIALDVHRAAMVRRRRGESYPVALGRLVARNHRRYGGYVVHLGMVLLFAGMAGAAFATSTDAVLHPGQSVAVGRYTLRYEGADTYPTPSALVTAATLTVFNAGRPAGVLTPQRNIHRGHEDQPLTEVAIRSTWLDDLYVILAGVDEDGTAHLQVLINPLMMWMWVGGAVLTVGTVIAFWPERAEAVRGRARYLLEEAA; this is encoded by the coding sequence ATGAGCGAGATCGGTTCTCTGGCCGTGGACATGGCCGTCGCCACCTCCGTGTACGGGGTCGCGGCGGCCCTGCTGGGGGCGCGGCGGCGGCCCCAGCTGGTGGCCAGCGCCCGCCACGCCGTGTACGCCACCTTCCTGCTGCTGTCGGTGGCGTCGGCGGTGCTGCTGTACGCCCTGCTGACCCGAGACTTCGGCAACGCCTACGTCGCCAGCTACACCAGCCGGGATCTGGGGGTCTGGTACACGGTGTCGGCGTGGTGGGCGGGCCAGGCCGGCAGCCTGCTGTTCTGGGCGTGGATCCTCACCCTGTTCGGCTCGCTGGTGGTCTGGAGGCACGCCGCCCGGCGCGAGCTGCTCCCTTACGTGGTGGCCACCGTCCTGGGCACGTCGGCCTTCTTCACCCTGCTGCTGGCCGCCGTGAGCAGCCCCTTCCAGCGGCTGCCGGCCGCCCCGCCCGACGGCGCCGGCCTGAACCCTCTGCTGCAGAACCCGGGGATGTTCTTCCACCCACCGACCCAGTATCTGGGCTATGTCGGCTTCACCGTCCCCTTCGCCTTCGCCATCGCCGCCATGGCCACCGGGCGCCTGGACGACGAGTGGATTCGGGCCACGCGGCGGTGGACGCTGCTGGCCTGGTTTTTCCTGTCCTGGGGCCTGCTGTTCGGCATGCAGTGGGCGTACGTGGAGCTGGGGTGGGGCGGGTACTGGGCGTGGGATCCGGTGGAGAATGCGGGCCTGATGCCCTGGCTGACGGCCACGGCCTTCCTGCACTCGGTGATGGTGCAGGAAAAGCGCGACATGCTCAAGGTCTGGAACCTGGTCCTGATCATCCTCACCTTCGCCCTCTCCATCTTCGGCACGTTCCTGACGCGCAGCGGGGTGCTGTCCTCGGTGCATTCCTTCGGCCCCAGCGGGTTGGGCGTGCCGTTCACCGCATTCCTGGCGGTGGTTCTGACGGTGTCCCTGGGCCTGCTGGCCTGGCGGTGGCCCGCACTGCGGGGGGCGGGCGAGCTGGACTCGGTCGTGTCCCGCGAAAGCAGTTTCCTGTTCAACAACCTGATCCTGGTGGGAGCCGCCTTCTCGGTCTTCCTGGGCACCACGTTTCCCCTGCTGTCGGAGGCGGTGCGGGGCGTGAAGGTCAGCGTGGGGGCCCCCTTCTTCACCCGGGTCAACGTCCCCATCGGGCTGGCCCTGCTGCTGCTGATGGGTGTGTGTCCCCTGCTGGCGTGGCGGAAGACGACCGTGGCCAGCCTCCGTCGGGCTTTCCTGCTCCCCGCCGTCCTCGGCGCCGGGACGGCGGCCGCCCTGGCCGCGGGGGGCGTGCGCCACCCGGTGGCGGTCCTGACCTTTGCCCTGTGCGCCTTCGTCACCGGGGCCATTGCGCTCGACGTGCACCGGGCGGCGATGGTCCGCCGCCGGCGTGGCGAGTCATACCCGGTCGCCCTGGGGCGGCTGGTGGCCCGCAATCACCGGCGCTACGGGGGCTACGTGGTGCACCTGGGGATGGTGCTGCTGTTTGCCGGGATGGCCGGCGCCGCCTTCGCCACCAGCACCGATGCCGTCCTGCATCCGGGCCAGTCGGTCGCGGTGGGCCGGTACACGCTGCGCTACGAAGGGGCGGACACCTACCCCACCCCGTCGGCCCTGGTCACGGCGGCGACCCTGACGGTCTTCAACGCCGGCCGACCGGCCGGCGTGCTGACGCCCCAGCGCAACATCCACCGGGGCCACGAAGACCAGCCCCTCACCGAGGTGGCCATCCGCTCCACCTGGCTGGACGACCTGTACGTGATCCTGGCGGGCGTGGACGAGGACGGCACGGCACACCTGCAGGTGCTCATCAACCCCCTGATGATGTGGATGTGGGTGGGGGGCGCCGTCCTCACCGTCGGCACCGTGATCGCCTTCTGGCCCGAGCGGGCCGAGGCTGTGCGGGGTCGGGCCCGCTACCTCCTGGAGGAGGCCGCATGA
- a CDS encoding cytochrome c maturation protein CcmE: MSRPHGKILLAVVVFAAVGGYLAFSGARSSLTYYVTVSELLDRASTLSGAPLRLGGTVAPGSVRWDRTGGRLEFHVTDGVRRIPVTYRGVVPDTFRPGGEVVVEGSYDGGRFVAERLFAKCPSKFDATGSGGTQGVP, encoded by the coding sequence GTGAGCCGGCCGCATGGCAAGATCCTCCTGGCCGTGGTCGTCTTCGCGGCCGTCGGGGGATACCTGGCCTTCAGTGGGGCCCGCAGCAGCCTGACCTATTACGTCACGGTGAGCGAACTGCTGGACCGGGCGTCCACGCTCAGCGGAGCCCCCCTCCGCCTGGGGGGAACGGTGGCCCCGGGAAGCGTGCGGTGGGACCGGACGGGGGGCCGCCTGGAGTTCCACGTCACCGACGGTGTCCGACGCATCCCGGTTACCTACCGCGGCGTGGTCCCGGACACCTTCCGGCCCGGCGGGGAGGTGGTCGTGGAGGGCAGCTATGACGGCGGCCGCTTCGTCGCCGAGCGCCTGTTCGCCAAGTGCCCCTCCAAGTTCGACGCCACCGGGTCCGGAGGAACTCAGGGGGTCCCATGA
- a CDS encoding CcmD family protein, with amino-acid sequence MTPLVALFIGYAVVWVGLCLYLVRLHRLGRALQAQLEAREGRR; translated from the coding sequence ATGACACCGCTGGTGGCCCTGTTCATCGGCTACGCCGTCGTGTGGGTGGGCCTGTGCCTCTACCTGGTGCGGTTGCACCGGCTGGGCCGCGCCCTGCAGGCGCAGCTGGAAGCCCGGGAGGGTCGGCGGTGA
- the ccsA gene encoding cytochrome c biogenesis protein CcsA, with the protein MSANSPMRPTAMPRDWRAAAIAATAALLVAGQFMALLYAPEERTMRAAQRIFYVHVPSAWVGFLAFGVVFVASVGFLWTRRRAYDLTAHASTEVGVVFTTLAIATGMVWGRYAWGTWWSWDPRLTTTFMLWLIYVVSLMVRAYGGAGSQPARFAAVLGIVGFLDIPLIHLSVVWWRSLHPLPVVMRAEGFGSGLHPAMLQALLVNVAAFTVLYAILFSLRREQMAIADRLAAGDTTANTLRPGVRGEDR; encoded by the coding sequence GTGAGCGCGAACAGTCCGATGCGCCCCACCGCCATGCCGAGAGACTGGCGCGCGGCGGCCATCGCCGCGACAGCCGCCCTTCTGGTGGCCGGCCAGTTCATGGCCCTGCTCTACGCGCCCGAGGAGCGCACCATGCGGGCGGCCCAGCGGATCTTCTACGTCCACGTTCCGTCGGCGTGGGTGGGGTTTCTGGCGTTTGGCGTCGTGTTCGTGGCCAGCGTGGGATTCCTGTGGACCCGCCGCAGGGCCTATGATCTGACCGCCCACGCCAGCACCGAGGTGGGCGTGGTCTTCACCACCCTGGCCATCGCCACCGGCATGGTGTGGGGCCGGTACGCGTGGGGAACGTGGTGGAGCTGGGACCCGCGCCTGACGACGACCTTCATGCTCTGGTTGATCTATGTGGTGTCCCTCATGGTGCGGGCCTACGGGGGAGCGGGCAGCCAGCCGGCCCGGTTCGCCGCCGTGCTGGGGATCGTCGGCTTTCTCGACATCCCCCTCATCCACCTCTCGGTGGTGTGGTGGCGGTCCCTCCACCCGCTGCCGGTGGTGATGCGGGCCGAGGGCTTCGGGTCGGGTCTGCATCCGGCCATGCTCCAGGCGCTGCTGGTCAACGTCGCGGCCTTCACGGTTCTGTACGCCATTCTGTTCAGCCTGCGCCGGGAGCAGATGGCGATCGCCGACCGGCTGGCGGCGGGCGATACCACGGCGAACACGCTCCGGCCAGGGGTGAGGGGGGAGGACCGATGA
- a CDS encoding heme exporter protein CcmB → MSGLQAVGLMVGKDLLLELRTRELAAAMGVFALLAAVVFTFAFSPSPAQAVAVTPGMLWVTLAFASILGLSRTFVLEREDRCLEALRLLPFDPALIYVAKAISTLLILLAVEVLVIPAMIVFSGVPLGRAAGPLALILVLGSVGLVVAGVLFSAMSVNTRMREVLLPILLLPVASPVLISAAGATARLLAGRPLADALPGIRLLVAFDAVIAVVGYLVFEYVLEE, encoded by the coding sequence GTGAGCGGTCTGCAGGCCGTGGGTCTGATGGTGGGCAAGGATCTGCTACTGGAGCTGCGCACCCGCGAGCTGGCGGCCGCCATGGGCGTCTTCGCCCTGCTGGCCGCCGTGGTGTTCACCTTCGCCTTCTCCCCCTCCCCCGCCCAGGCCGTCGCCGTCACCCCCGGCATGCTCTGGGTGACCCTGGCCTTCGCCAGCATCCTGGGGCTGTCGCGGACATTCGTTCTGGAACGGGAGGACCGGTGCCTGGAGGCGCTGCGCCTGTTGCCATTCGACCCGGCCCTGATCTATGTGGCCAAGGCCATCAGCACCCTGTTGATTCTTCTGGCCGTGGAGGTGCTGGTGATCCCGGCGATGATCGTCTTCAGCGGGGTCCCCCTGGGACGGGCGGCAGGCCCCCTGGCTCTGATCCTGGTCCTGGGCAGCGTGGGGCTGGTCGTGGCCGGCGTCCTGTTCTCGGCCATGTCGGTCAACACCCGCATGCGGGAGGTGCTGCTGCCGATCCTGCTGCTCCCGGTGGCGTCCCCGGTGCTCATCAGCGCTGCCGGCGCCACCGCCAGGCTCCTGGCCGGACGGCCGCTCGCAGACGCCCTGCCGGGGATCCGCCTGCTGGTGGCGTTCGACGCGGTCATCGCGGTGGTGGGATACCTGGTGTTCGAGTACGTCCTGGAGGAGTGA
- a CDS encoding ABC transporter ATP-binding protein has product MRVVEARDVHKVFGAVSALRGVTLDVADGESVVIFGPNGAGKTTFLKIAATLMRPTAGRVRLFGEDPADNPRLRRHLGLVSHHSYLYGALSGLENLIFAARGYGVADPWGRAEALLDAVGLWGRRHDPVRTYSHGMVRRLSIARALVHDPPLLLLDEPFVGLDRAAADLLVGLLTRMRSSRTVVLTTHSIEQGLALADRVVILVDGRVAYQAPNGFPDRQAAERLYAELVGAQT; this is encoded by the coding sequence GTGCGCGTGGTCGAGGCCCGGGACGTCCACAAGGTCTTTGGGGCCGTGAGCGCCCTGCGCGGCGTCACCCTGGATGTTGCCGACGGAGAGTCCGTGGTCATCTTTGGCCCCAACGGGGCCGGCAAGACCACCTTCCTGAAGATCGCAGCCACCCTCATGCGTCCCACCGCCGGGCGGGTCCGCCTGTTCGGGGAGGACCCCGCTGACAACCCTCGCCTCCGCCGGCACCTGGGGCTGGTGTCCCACCACAGCTACCTGTACGGGGCCCTGTCGGGACTGGAAAACCTCATCTTCGCAGCCCGGGGGTACGGGGTGGCCGACCCGTGGGGGCGGGCGGAGGCGCTGCTGGACGCAGTCGGCCTGTGGGGGCGCCGCCACGACCCCGTCCGCACCTACAGCCACGGCATGGTCCGGCGCCTGAGCATCGCCCGGGCCCTGGTGCACGACCCCCCGCTGCTGCTGCTGGACGAGCCGTTTGTGGGACTGGACCGGGCGGCCGCCGATCTGCTGGTCGGCCTGCTCACCCGGATGCGGTCCAGCAGGACGGTGGTCCTGACCACCCACAGCATCGAGCAGGGGCTGGCGCTGGCCGACCGGGTGGTCATCCTGGTGGACGGCCGGGTGGCCTACCAGGCGCCCAACGGTTTTCCTGACCGCCAGGCCGCCGAGCGGCTGTACGCCGAGCTGGTGGGGGCGCAGACGTGA
- a CDS encoding Rieske (2Fe-2S) protein encodes MYSGTEDVGRIRRRTFLDWLFGAGLAILSGTVLYPVLRYLIPPRVKEVTHTSVVAGKLSEMLPNSGKIFAFGGRPAILLRTPEGEVRAFSAVCTHLACTVQYRPDLRHIWCACHDGHYDLHGQVLSGPPPRPLEPYVVTIKGDDIIVSRG; translated from the coding sequence GTGTACAGCGGGACGGAGGATGTCGGCCGCATCAGGCGCCGGACGTTTCTTGACTGGCTGTTCGGCGCTGGACTGGCGATTCTGTCCGGAACGGTCCTGTACCCGGTGCTGCGCTACCTGATTCCGCCGCGGGTGAAGGAGGTGACTCACACCTCCGTGGTGGCGGGCAAGCTGTCCGAGATGCTCCCCAACTCGGGCAAGATCTTTGCTTTCGGGGGGCGCCCGGCAATCCTGCTCCGCACCCCCGAAGGGGAGGTGCGGGCGTTCAGCGCAGTGTGCACCCACCTGGCCTGCACGGTCCAGTACCGGCCGGACCTGCGGCACATCTGGTGCGCCTGCCACGACGGCCACTACGACCTCCACGGCCAGGTGCTGTCCGGTCCGCCGCCGCGGCCACTGGAACCCTACGTGGTGACCATCAAGGGAGACGACATCATCGTCTCCCGGGGGTAG
- a CDS encoding cytochrome bc complex cytochrome b subunit encodes MGVGEWLQERTRVREAVAFLQRKEVPVHRFSLAYYTGGITLFFFLLQVATGLLLLLYYRPAADSAYESVRLITSRVQFGWLVRGIHAWSANLMILAAWVHLAATFFTRAYRRPRELTWISGVLLLVITLAFAFTGYLLPWNTLAFFATRVGTEIVGDLPGVGRALMVLLRGGEDVTEATLSRFFGIHVAILPALTTILLGIHLTLVQIHGMSRPISVSPRGAEPFYPHFLLRDLMVWVVLLGVVAALATLAPWPLGEKADPLAPAPAGIRPEWYFLFMYQTLRILPSRILGVEGETAGVLAFAAGAVIVLLVPFLDVWAQRERTHPAMTWVGAATLAFVVLMTLLAWWER; translated from the coding sequence ATGGGGGTGGGGGAGTGGCTCCAGGAGCGCACCCGCGTCCGGGAGGCGGTGGCGTTCCTGCAGCGCAAGGAGGTGCCGGTCCACCGATTCTCCCTGGCGTACTACACCGGAGGCATCACCCTGTTCTTCTTCCTGCTTCAGGTTGCCACCGGGTTGTTGCTGCTCCTGTACTACCGCCCGGCCGCGGACTCGGCCTACGAAAGCGTGCGGCTCATCACCTCCCGGGTCCAGTTCGGCTGGCTGGTGCGCGGCATCCACGCCTGGTCGGCCAACCTGATGATCCTGGCGGCCTGGGTGCATCTGGCGGCGACCTTCTTCACCAGGGCGTATCGCAGGCCGCGGGAGCTCACGTGGATCTCGGGGGTGCTCCTGCTGGTCATCACCCTGGCGTTCGCCTTCACCGGCTACCTGCTGCCGTGGAACACTCTGGCCTTCTTCGCCACCCGGGTGGGGACCGAGATCGTCGGGGACCTGCCGGGGGTGGGCCGGGCGCTGATGGTGCTGCTCCGGGGCGGTGAGGACGTGACCGAGGCCACCCTCAGCCGGTTCTTCGGCATTCACGTGGCGATCCTCCCGGCGCTGACCACCATCCTCCTGGGGATCCACCTGACACTGGTCCAGATTCACGGAATGAGCCGGCCCATTTCCGTTTCACCCCGGGGGGCGGAGCCCTTCTACCCGCACTTCCTCCTGCGGGATCTGATGGTATGGGTGGTCCTGCTGGGAGTGGTCGCCGCGCTGGCCACGCTGGCGCCCTGGCCGCTGGGCGAGAAGGCTGACCCCCTCGCGCCGGCGCCGGCAGGCATCCGGCCGGAGTGGTACTTCCTGTTCATGTACCAGACCCTGCGCATCCTGCCGAGCCGCATCCTTGGCGTGGAGGGCGAAACCGCAGGCGTGCTGGCGTTTGCCGCGGGCGCGGTGATAGTGCTGCTGGTGCCGTTCCTGGACGTGTGGGCCCAGCGGGAGCGCACGCATCCGGCGATGACGTGGGTGGGCGCGGCAACCCTGGCTTTTGTGGTGCTCATGACGCTCCTGGCGTGGTGGGAACGCTGA
- a CDS encoding cytochrome c3 family protein, giving the protein MVGTLMRWAAALAVIVVAGAGRPVQAAPASSCPACHENLGGRLASPVAGMADDVHARRGMSCDACHGGAPTRIGMDAHDRRAGYRGAPSPQQVPAFCARCHSRPDIIRRYNPRLPTDQLDRYWTSVHGQRLRRGDTQVATCTSCHGVHPVRGVDDTRSPVFPTNVPATCAICHADAARMKPYGIPTTQYEEYRASVHGQALLERGNRRAPACNDCHDNHGAVPPGATSVANVCAQCHSATRDLFVRSPHKSAFDALGLAECTVCHGTHNIAFPTDEMLGTGPGSVCAPCHPPGSPEGAVADSIRASLEQLKALIAQSEAMLARASRAGLDVTDAQLDISEAETQVIRARAVTHTSSPEQLRSPIDAGTAAAERARRAGEAALAELAFRRRGLAVSLGVMAVVVVSLWLKLRQLERASGRSGKGAPR; this is encoded by the coding sequence GTGGTGGGAACGCTGATGCGGTGGGCGGCGGCGCTGGCCGTGATCGTCGTCGCCGGGGCCGGTCGGCCGGTCCAGGCCGCCCCCGCGTCCAGCTGTCCGGCGTGCCACGAGAACCTGGGTGGCCGGCTGGCTTCGCCGGTGGCCGGGATGGCCGATGACGTCCACGCCCGGCGCGGGATGTCGTGCGACGCCTGCCACGGCGGTGCCCCCACCCGAATCGGCATGGACGCGCACGATCGCCGGGCAGGGTACCGGGGAGCCCCCTCCCCGCAACAGGTGCCGGCCTTCTGCGCCCGGTGCCACTCCCGCCCCGACATCATACGCCGATACAATCCGCGGCTGCCCACCGACCAGCTGGACCGATACTGGACCAGCGTCCACGGGCAACGCCTGCGCCGGGGCGACACGCAGGTGGCCACCTGTACTTCTTGCCACGGCGTGCATCCGGTGCGCGGCGTGGACGACACCCGATCGCCGGTGTTCCCGACGAATGTGCCGGCGACGTGCGCCATCTGCCACGCCGATGCCGCCCGCATGAAGCCCTACGGCATCCCCACCACTCAGTACGAGGAGTACCGGGCCAGCGTCCACGGCCAGGCGCTGCTGGAGCGGGGCAACCGCCGGGCTCCGGCGTGCAACGACTGCCACGACAACCACGGCGCGGTGCCTCCGGGCGCGACCTCGGTGGCCAACGTATGCGCCCAGTGTCACAGCGCCACCCGCGACCTGTTCGTCCGCAGTCCCCACAAATCCGCCTTTGACGCCCTGGGACTGGCCGAATGTACCGTATGCCACGGGACCCACAACATCGCCTTTCCCACCGATGAGATGCTGGGCACAGGCCCCGGATCGGTGTGCGCCCCATGCCATCCCCCCGGCTCCCCGGAGGGTGCGGTGGCCGACAGCATCCGCGCCTCCCTGGAGCAGCTCAAGGCCCTCATCGCCCAGTCCGAGGCCATGCTGGCCCGGGCGTCGCGCGCCGGACTGGATGTCACCGATGCCCAGCTGGACATCAGCGAGGCTGAGACCCAGGTCATCCGGGCGCGGGCCGTCACCCACACATCCAGCCCGGAGCAACTCCGGTCGCCCATCGACGCCGGGACGGCGGCGGCCGAGAGGGCCCGCCGGGCGGGAGAGGCCGCGCTGGCCGAACTGGCATTTCGCCGCCGCGGTCTGGCCGTCTCGCTGGGGGTGATGGCCGTTGTGGTGGTGTCCCTGTGGTTGAAGCTACGACAGTTGGAGCGCGCCTCGGGGCGCTCCGGGAAAGGAGCTCCGCGATGA